One Cupriavidus taiwanensis DNA window includes the following coding sequences:
- a CDS encoding L-rhamnonate dehydratase: MKITNVRARVFEWKGKTVPPQAHFCTNATDILFERGDAMGSFRFHGWLVVEVETDTGLVGIGNCALAPRVAKQIVDQYLAPVVIGQDPFDNEYLWQKMYRRTHAWGRKGIGMAAISAVDIALWDLMGKAVGKPVFKLLGGRTKEKIWCYASKLYNNDDRDAFLAEAQRYLDQGFTAMKMRFGYGPKDGPAGMQKNIEQVRLLRELVGDGVDIMLECYMGWTLEYARRMLPRLAGFNPRWLEEPVIADDIEGYVELKKASPFPISGGEHEFTSYGFKDLLERRAVDVIQYDTNRVGGITAAQKINAMAEAWSVPVIPHAGQMHNYHLTMASTASPMAEYFPVHDVEVGNELFYYIFKGDPAPDNGYLQLDDNLPGLGLELNEAYFNQFDIIG; this comes from the coding sequence ATGAAGATCACCAACGTCCGCGCCCGCGTCTTTGAATGGAAGGGCAAGACCGTGCCGCCGCAGGCGCATTTCTGCACCAACGCCACCGACATCCTGTTCGAGCGCGGCGACGCCATGGGCTCGTTCCGCTTCCATGGCTGGCTGGTGGTGGAAGTGGAAACCGACACCGGCCTGGTCGGCATCGGCAACTGCGCGCTGGCGCCGCGCGTGGCCAAGCAGATCGTCGACCAGTACCTGGCACCGGTGGTGATCGGCCAGGATCCGTTCGACAACGAATACCTGTGGCAGAAGATGTACCGCCGCACCCATGCGTGGGGTCGCAAGGGCATCGGCATGGCGGCGATCTCGGCGGTCGACATCGCGCTTTGGGACCTGATGGGCAAGGCGGTCGGCAAGCCGGTGTTCAAGCTGCTGGGCGGGCGCACCAAGGAGAAGATCTGGTGCTACGCGTCCAAGCTCTACAACAATGACGACCGTGATGCGTTCCTGGCCGAGGCGCAGCGCTATCTCGACCAGGGCTTCACCGCGATGAAGATGCGCTTCGGCTACGGCCCCAAGGACGGCCCCGCCGGCATGCAGAAGAACATCGAGCAGGTGCGCCTGCTGCGCGAACTGGTCGGCGACGGCGTCGACATCATGCTGGAGTGCTACATGGGCTGGACCCTGGAGTACGCGCGCCGCATGCTGCCGCGCCTGGCCGGGTTCAACCCGCGCTGGCTGGAAGAGCCGGTGATCGCCGACGATATCGAAGGCTATGTCGAACTGAAGAAGGCCAGCCCGTTCCCGATTTCCGGCGGCGAGCACGAGTTCACCTCGTACGGCTTCAAGGACCTGCTGGAGCGCCGCGCGGTGGACGTGATCCAGTACGACACCAACCGCGTGGGCGGCATCACCGCGGCGCAGAAGATCAATGCGATGGCGGAGGCGTGGTCGGTGCCGGTGATCCCGCACGCCGGGCAGATGCACAACTACCACCTGACCATGGCGTCGACCGCGTCGCCGATGGCAGAGTACTTCCCGGTGCACGACGTCGAAGTCGGCAACGAACTGTTCTATTACATCTTCAAGGGCGATCCCGCGCCGGACAACGGCTACCTGCAGCTTGACGACAACCTGCCGGGGCTGGGGCTGGAACTGAACGAGGCGTACTTCAACCAGTTCGACATCATCGGCTGA
- a CDS encoding LysR substrate-binding domain-containing protein, producing MQTPTPVPVVDAAPLWQSHTRLKTRQLLLLLAVADEGSIHRAAERLAMTQPAASKLLRELEEMLSVPLFERLPRGMAPTDYGRAMIRHARAVIGSLNQAREEVLALKAGRLGHVAIGAITSPGVRLLPAAIAQVKARYPGLRVSVEIDNSNVLLDRLGQEKLDMVVARLFPEHDKGRLRYAPMSEEPVCAVVRPGHPMLSAQGLSLADTTEAAWLIPPAGTVLRHRFELMFQRASLAPPVNVVETAALLFLTRMVTQSDMIAVLTADVAQYYAAFGMVEILPMAMPCHMDDFGLITPTDRLMSPGALLVADALRETAQSIYGGQAPA from the coding sequence ATGCAAACCCCCACCCCTGTCCCTGTCGTTGACGCCGCGCCGCTCTGGCAAAGCCACACCCGCCTCAAGACCCGGCAATTGTTGCTGCTGCTGGCGGTCGCCGATGAAGGCAGCATCCATCGCGCCGCCGAACGGCTGGCGATGACGCAGCCGGCCGCGTCGAAACTGCTGCGGGAACTGGAAGAGATGTTGTCGGTGCCGCTGTTCGAGCGCCTGCCGCGCGGCATGGCGCCGACCGACTACGGACGGGCGATGATCCGGCATGCGCGCGCGGTGATCGGCAGCCTGAACCAGGCGCGTGAAGAGGTATTGGCGCTGAAGGCCGGCCGGCTCGGCCATGTGGCGATCGGGGCGATCACCTCGCCCGGCGTGCGGCTGCTGCCCGCGGCGATCGCGCAGGTGAAGGCGCGCTATCCGGGCCTGCGGGTGTCGGTCGAGATCGACAACAGCAATGTGCTGCTCGACCGGCTGGGGCAGGAAAAGCTGGACATGGTCGTGGCGCGGCTGTTTCCGGAGCACGACAAGGGGCGGCTGCGCTATGCGCCGATGTCGGAAGAGCCGGTGTGCGCAGTGGTCAGGCCGGGCCACCCGATGCTGTCGGCGCAGGGCCTGTCGCTGGCCGACACCACCGAGGCCGCGTGGCTGATCCCGCCGGCGGGCACCGTGCTGCGCCACCGCTTCGAACTGATGTTCCAGCGCGCCAGCCTGGCGCCGCCGGTCAACGTAGTGGAGACCGCCGCGCTGCTGTTCCTGACGCGCATGGTGACGCAATCGGACATGATCGCGGTGCTGACCGCCGACGTGGCGCAGTATTACGCCGCGTTCGGCATGGTGGAGATTTTGCCGATGGCGATGCCCTGCCATATGGACGACTTCGGCCTGATCACGCCGACCGACCGGTTGATGTCGCCCGGCGCATTGCTGGTGGCCGACGCGCTGCGCGAGACCGCGCAGTCCATCTATGGCGGGCAGGCGCCGGCCTGA
- a CDS encoding dihydroxy-acid dehydratase: MSDSNDKQRKPLRSTAWFGTADKNGFMYRSWMKNQGIPDHAFDGRPVIGICNTWSELTPCNAHFRKLAEHVKRGVYEAGGFPVEFPVFSNGESNLRPTAMLTRNLAAMDVEEAIRGNPIDAVVLLTGCDKTTPALLMGAASCDVPAIVVTGGPMLNGKLDGKDIGSGTAVWQLHESLKAGEINLHQFLSAEAGMSRSAGTCNTMGTASTMACMAEALGTSLPHNAAIPAVDSRRYVLAHMSGIRIVEMAREDLTLAKILTRQAFENAIRVNAAIGGSTNAVIHLKAIAGRIGVPLELEDWSKVGRDTPTIVDLMPSGRFLMEEFYYAGGLPAVLRRLGEAGLLPHPGALTVNGKAIWDNVRDAPITNDEVIRPLDQPLIRDGSIRILRGNLSPRGAVLKPSAATPKLLRHRGRAVVFENLEHYKERIVDEALDVDENSVLVLKRCGPRGYPGMAEVGNMGLPPKLLRQGVKDMVRISDARMSGTAYGTVVLHVAPEAAAGGPLAIVRDGDWIELDCEAGRLHLDIDEAEFARRMADVQPLQAPADGGYRKLYVNHVLQADEGCDLDFLVGCRGREVPRHSH; this comes from the coding sequence ATGTCGGATTCCAACGACAAGCAACGCAAGCCGCTGCGCTCGACCGCGTGGTTCGGCACCGCCGACAAGAACGGCTTCATGTACCGCAGCTGGATGAAGAACCAGGGCATCCCCGACCATGCCTTCGACGGGCGCCCGGTGATCGGCATCTGCAATACGTGGTCGGAGCTGACCCCGTGCAACGCGCATTTCCGCAAGCTGGCCGAGCACGTCAAGCGCGGCGTGTATGAAGCCGGCGGCTTCCCGGTCGAATTCCCGGTGTTTTCCAACGGCGAATCCAACCTGCGCCCGACCGCGATGCTGACGCGCAACCTGGCGGCGATGGATGTCGAGGAGGCGATCCGCGGCAACCCTATCGACGCGGTGGTGCTGCTGACCGGCTGCGACAAGACCACGCCCGCGCTGCTGATGGGCGCGGCCAGCTGCGATGTGCCGGCCATCGTCGTCACCGGCGGGCCGATGCTCAACGGCAAGCTCGACGGCAAGGACATCGGCTCGGGCACCGCGGTGTGGCAGCTGCATGAATCGCTCAAGGCGGGCGAGATCAACCTGCACCAGTTCCTGTCGGCAGAGGCCGGCATGTCGCGCTCGGCCGGCACCTGCAACACCATGGGCACGGCTTCGACCATGGCCTGCATGGCCGAGGCGCTCGGCACCTCGCTGCCGCACAATGCCGCGATTCCCGCGGTCGACTCGCGCCGCTACGTGCTGGCCCACATGTCCGGCATCCGCATCGTCGAGATGGCGCGCGAGGACCTGACGCTGGCGAAGATCCTGACGCGCCAGGCGTTCGAGAACGCGATCCGCGTCAATGCCGCGATCGGCGGCTCGACCAACGCGGTGATCCACCTGAAGGCGATCGCGGGCCGCATCGGTGTGCCGCTGGAGCTGGAAGACTGGAGCAAGGTGGGGCGCGACACGCCGACCATCGTCGACCTGATGCCGTCGGGCCGCTTCCTGATGGAGGAGTTCTATTACGCGGGCGGCCTGCCGGCGGTGCTGCGCCGCCTGGGCGAGGCCGGGCTGCTGCCGCACCCCGGCGCGCTGACCGTCAACGGCAAGGCGATCTGGGACAACGTGAGGGACGCGCCGATCACCAACGATGAAGTCATCCGCCCGCTGGACCAGCCGCTGATCCGCGACGGCAGCATCCGCATCCTGCGCGGCAACCTGTCGCCGCGCGGCGCGGTGCTCAAGCCTTCGGCGGCGACGCCGAAGCTGCTGCGCCACCGCGGCCGCGCGGTGGTGTTCGAGAACCTGGAGCATTACAAGGAGCGCATCGTCGATGAAGCGCTCGACGTCGACGAGAACTCGGTGCTGGTGCTCAAGCGCTGCGGGCCGCGCGGCTACCCGGGCATGGCCGAGGTCGGCAACATGGGCCTGCCGCCCAAGCTGCTGCGCCAGGGCGTCAAGGACATGGTGCGGATTTCCGATGCGCGCATGAGCGGCACCGCCTACGGCACCGTGGTGCTGCACGTGGCGCCGGAAGCCGCCGCCGGCGGCCCGCTGGCAATCGTGCGCGACGGCGACTGGATCGAGCTCGACTGCGAGGCGGGGCGCCTGCACCTGGATATCGACGAAGCCGAGTTCGCGCGCCGCATGGCCGACGTGCAGCCGCTGCAGGCACCCGCCGACGGCGGCTATCGCAAGCTCTACGTCAACCACGTACTGCAGGCGGACGAGGGCTGCGACCTCGACTTCCTGGTGGGCTGCCGCGGCCGCGAGGTGCCGCGCCACTCGCACTGA
- a CDS encoding MFS transporter yields MHGTQTAPMERAAPTQGEDSQAIEEGRIIGMLVRRLIPFLALIYVVAYIDRSVVGFAKLHMNAAIGISDAAYGLGAGLFFVGYFLCEVPSNLALERFGARRWFARILFTWGVITMAMAFTQGAHSFYVLRFLLGAAEAGLYPGILYFLTKWFPMRHRARIIGLLVLAQPIALIITGPLAGLVLSTHGLFGMSNWQTLFVLSGLPAVLLCLPTLKLLPESPASAKWLAPADRAWIERELAADQAAYALKAHGNPLQALRDKRVLLLSLLFLPFPLSIYGLSLWLPTIIKQFGVTDAMTGLLSAVPYLFAVVGLWLVPRHSDRKRERYGHIVVVSGMAAITMALSAWVQSPALQFLFICLTAFSIYSIQAVVWALPGEFLTGASAAVGIATINSLANLGGYFGPYGIGVIKDATGSLAAGLYFLAAMLLFAVLMAFVVRAALRPAPARA; encoded by the coding sequence ATGCATGGCACCCAGACCGCACCGATGGAGCGCGCTGCCCCGACACAGGGTGAAGATTCACAAGCGATAGAAGAAGGCCGCATCATCGGCATGCTGGTGCGCCGGCTGATCCCGTTCCTCGCACTGATCTACGTGGTGGCGTATATCGACCGCTCGGTGGTCGGCTTCGCCAAGCTGCACATGAACGCGGCCATCGGCATCAGCGATGCCGCGTACGGGCTCGGCGCGGGCCTGTTCTTCGTCGGCTACTTCCTGTGCGAAGTGCCGAGCAACCTGGCGCTGGAACGCTTCGGCGCGCGCCGCTGGTTTGCGCGCATCCTGTTCACCTGGGGCGTGATCACCATGGCGATGGCGTTCACGCAGGGCGCGCACAGCTTCTATGTGCTGCGCTTCCTGCTGGGCGCGGCCGAGGCCGGGCTGTATCCGGGCATCCTGTACTTCCTGACCAAGTGGTTCCCGATGCGGCATCGCGCGCGCATCATCGGCCTGCTGGTGCTGGCGCAGCCGATCGCGCTGATCATCACCGGACCGCTGGCCGGGCTGGTGCTGTCGACGCACGGCCTGTTCGGCATGAGCAACTGGCAGACGCTGTTCGTGCTGAGCGGCCTGCCCGCGGTGCTGCTGTGCCTGCCGACGCTGAAGCTGCTGCCGGAATCGCCGGCCAGCGCCAAGTGGCTGGCGCCGGCGGACCGCGCGTGGATCGAGCGCGAGCTCGCCGCCGACCAGGCCGCCTATGCGCTGAAAGCGCACGGCAATCCGCTGCAGGCGCTCAGGGACAAGCGCGTGCTGCTGCTGTCGCTGCTGTTCCTGCCGTTCCCGCTCAGCATCTACGGGCTGTCGCTGTGGCTGCCGACCATCATCAAGCAGTTCGGCGTCACCGATGCGATGACCGGCCTGCTGTCGGCGGTGCCCTACCTGTTCGCCGTGGTCGGGCTCTGGCTGGTGCCGCGCCATTCCGACCGCAAGCGCGAGCGCTACGGCCATATCGTGGTGGTGTCGGGCATGGCGGCGATCACCATGGCGCTGAGCGCATGGGTGCAGTCGCCGGCGCTGCAGTTCCTGTTTATCTGCCTGACCGCGTTCTCGATCTATTCGATCCAGGCGGTGGTGTGGGCGCTGCCCGGCGAATTCCTGACCGGCGCCAGCGCCGCGGTGGGCATCGCCACCATCAACTCGCTGGCCAACCTCGGCGGCTATTTCGGGCCGTATGGCATCGGCGTGATCAAGGATGCCACCGGCAGCCTCGCGGCCGGGCTGTACTTCCTGGCGGCGATGCTGCTGTTCGCGGTGCTGATGGCCTTCGTCGTGCGCGCAGCGCTGCGCCCGGCGCCAGCGCGTGCCTGA
- a CDS encoding PadR family transcriptional regulator: MSTQHALLISLIEKPSSGYDLARRFDRSIGYFWHATHQQIYRELGRMADSGWIAADESEAAEGEAGADRRNRKKVYRVLPAGRDELARWVLAPGAGLDQREEILVKLRADAVIGPLGLGDEMRRLIALHRARLETYLAIERRDFSAPDMDRAQQLRYALLQRGIRFESDWVAWGEALLPLL, encoded by the coding sequence ATGTCGACCCAGCACGCCCTGTTGATCTCCCTGATCGAAAAGCCCTCGTCCGGCTACGACCTGGCGCGGCGCTTCGACCGCTCCATCGGTTATTTCTGGCATGCCACGCACCAGCAGATCTATCGCGAACTGGGCCGCATGGCGGACAGCGGCTGGATTGCCGCCGATGAAAGCGAGGCGGCGGAAGGCGAGGCCGGGGCGGATCGCCGCAACCGCAAGAAGGTTTACCGGGTGTTGCCCGCGGGCCGCGACGAACTGGCGCGCTGGGTGCTGGCGCCGGGCGCGGGCCTGGACCAGCGCGAGGAAATCCTGGTCAAGCTGCGCGCCGATGCGGTGATCGGCCCGCTCGGCCTGGGCGACGAGATGCGGCGGCTGATCGCGCTGCACCGCGCCCGCCTCGAGACCTACCTGGCCATCGAGCGGCGCGATTTCTCGGCGCCGGACATGGACCGCGCGCAGCAACTGCGTTATGCGCTGCTGCAGCGCGGCATCCGCTTCGAGTCCGACTGGGTGGCCTGGGGCGAGGCCCTGCTGCCGCTGCTGTAG
- a CDS encoding NAD(P)H-dependent flavin oxidoreductase, translating to MALPVQLQNRLSLPVVCSPLFIISNPDLVIAQCKAGVVGSFPALNARPAPKLEEWLDRITTELAEHDAKHPERPSAPFAVNQIVHKSNDRLEHDLELCVRYKVPIVITSLGARKEVNDAVHSYGGIVLHDVINNTFARKAIEKGADGLVAVAAGAGGHAGTLSPFALLHEIREWFDGPLLLSGAISSGDAILAAQAAGADLAYIGSAFIATQEANAQDGYKQMIVDSTANDIVYSNLFTGVHGNYLRGSIERAGLDPNALPESDPSKMNFGSTSVKAWKDIWGAGQGVGAIKRVVPAAELVRRFAEEYALARRRLGLGEASPAGTRAVDLA from the coding sequence ATGGCCCTTCCCGTCCAGCTTCAGAACCGGCTTTCGCTGCCGGTGGTGTGCTCGCCGCTGTTTATCATCTCCAACCCCGACCTGGTCATCGCCCAGTGCAAGGCCGGCGTGGTGGGCTCGTTCCCCGCGCTGAACGCACGCCCCGCGCCCAAGCTGGAGGAATGGCTGGACCGCATCACCACCGAACTGGCCGAACACGACGCGAAGCACCCCGAGCGCCCGTCGGCGCCGTTCGCGGTCAACCAGATCGTGCACAAGTCCAACGACCGGCTCGAGCATGACCTGGAACTGTGCGTGCGCTACAAGGTGCCGATCGTGATCACTTCGCTGGGGGCGCGCAAGGAAGTCAACGACGCGGTGCACTCGTACGGCGGCATCGTGCTGCATGACGTGATCAACAACACCTTCGCGCGCAAGGCGATCGAAAAAGGCGCGGACGGCCTGGTGGCGGTGGCTGCCGGTGCCGGCGGCCATGCCGGCACGCTGTCGCCGTTCGCGCTGCTGCACGAGATCCGCGAATGGTTCGACGGCCCGCTGCTGCTGTCCGGCGCGATCTCCAGCGGCGACGCCATCCTGGCCGCACAGGCCGCCGGCGCCGACCTGGCCTATATCGGCTCGGCCTTTATCGCGACGCAGGAAGCCAACGCGCAGGACGGCTACAAGCAGATGATCGTCGACAGCACGGCCAACGACATCGTGTATTCCAACCTGTTCACCGGCGTGCACGGCAACTACCTGCGCGGCAGCATCGAGCGCGCCGGGCTGGACCCGAACGCGCTGCCGGAATCGGACCCGTCGAAGATGAACTTCGGCTCGACCAGCGTGAAGGCGTGGAAGGACATCTGGGGCGCCGGCCAGGGCGTGGGCGCGATCAAGCGCGTGGTGCCGGCGGCCGAGCTGGTGCGCCGCTTTGCCGAGGAATACGCGCTGGCGCGCCGCCGCCTGGGCCTGGGCGAAGCCAGCCCTGCGGGCACGCGGGCCGTCGACCTGGCCTGA
- a CDS encoding nuclear transport factor 2 family protein, translating into MTTALLPAAQASLDAWHQMIATHSMAGLDAIVADDVVFRSPVAHTPYPGRAAIALVLTTVNQVFQDFRYHRSFVSGDGHSVVLEFSANVDGKALKGIDMIRFDDAGRIAEFEVMVRPRSGLEALAAAMAARLASQKHVLTGAA; encoded by the coding sequence TTGACCACTGCCCTGCTCCCCGCCGCCCAGGCCTCGCTCGACGCCTGGCACCAGATGATCGCCACCCATTCGATGGCCGGGCTCGATGCCATCGTCGCCGATGACGTGGTGTTCCGCTCGCCGGTCGCGCACACGCCGTATCCGGGCCGCGCCGCGATCGCGCTGGTGCTGACCACGGTGAACCAGGTGTTCCAGGACTTCCGTTACCACCGCAGCTTTGTCAGCGGCGACGGCCACAGCGTGGTGCTGGAGTTCAGCGCCAACGTCGACGGCAAGGCGCTCAAGGGCATCGACATGATCCGTTTCGACGACGCCGGCCGCATTGCCGAATTCGAAGTCATGGTGCGCCCGCGCTCCGGCCTGGAGGCGCTGGCCGCCGCCATGGCGGCGCGCCTGGCCAGCCAGAAGCACGTGCTGACCGGCGCCGCCTGA
- a CDS encoding tyrosine-type recombinase/integrase, with translation MTTKPSTAQLEQAALFDADLAAWRDHPERAFDGWLAHHGFRHGTSVVYRAMWGKLLRWSAERGLPPLSWSAEQIGEFLDAQQLHKSHRYRYARLIERVFHHLARLREGLHNPGSQAVRAHLAEGENDPTAFLLPGERDLLVARILGPAGAPADTGAAASPTQWKRARDAALLAVLLGGGLKVAEARALRTDVIEDGAPGRMALRMVRADNGRAYTVPLFPLAHAPLRAWLALREASGTLGSLVFPAMPTGRPMHAASVYRRVEILLDEAGVLAGRSERASPQTLRNTCAAMHFDAGTAPAEVAQCLGMRDLESGWRLRAAYEAWQARAGLVAPAAAASG, from the coding sequence GTGACCACCAAGCCCAGCACCGCCCAACTCGAGCAGGCGGCCTTGTTCGATGCCGACCTGGCCGCCTGGCGCGACCATCCCGAGCGCGCGTTCGACGGCTGGCTGGCGCACCACGGCTTTCGCCATGGCACCAGCGTGGTGTACCGCGCCATGTGGGGCAAGCTGCTGCGCTGGTCGGCCGAACGCGGCCTGCCGCCGCTGAGCTGGTCCGCCGAGCAGATCGGCGAGTTCCTGGACGCGCAGCAGCTGCACAAGTCGCACCGCTACCGTTATGCGCGGCTGATCGAACGGGTGTTCCATCACCTGGCGCGCTTGCGCGAGGGCCTGCACAACCCGGGCAGCCAGGCGGTACGCGCCCATCTGGCCGAGGGCGAGAACGACCCCACGGCGTTCCTGCTGCCCGGCGAGCGCGACCTGCTGGTGGCGCGCATCCTCGGCCCGGCCGGCGCGCCCGCCGACACCGGCGCCGCGGCATCGCCCACGCAATGGAAGCGCGCGCGCGACGCGGCGCTGCTGGCGGTGCTGCTCGGTGGCGGATTGAAAGTGGCCGAGGCGCGCGCCCTGCGCACCGACGTGATCGAGGACGGCGCGCCTGGGCGCATGGCGCTGCGCATGGTGCGCGCCGACAACGGCCGCGCCTATACCGTGCCGCTGTTCCCGCTGGCGCATGCGCCGCTGCGCGCCTGGCTGGCGCTGCGCGAGGCTTCCGGCACGCTCGGCAGCCTGGTGTTCCCGGCCATGCCGACCGGGCGGCCGATGCATGCGGCGTCGGTCTACCGGCGCGTCGAGATCCTGCTGGATGAAGCCGGCGTGCTCGCCGGACGCAGCGAACGCGCGTCGCCGCAGACTTTGCGCAATACCTGCGCGGCCATGCATTTCGACGCCGGCACGGCGCCGGCCGAGGTGGCGCAGTGCCTGGGCATGCGCGACCTGGAATCCGGCTGGCGGCTGCGCGCCGCGTATGAGGCCTGGCAGGCGCGGGCCGGGCTGGTGGCGCCGGCCGCCGCCGCATCCGGCTGA
- the galE gene encoding UDP-glucose 4-epimerase GalE, translating to MPETLLLTGATGYIASHTWVALLNAGYHVIGLDNLCNSSPAVIDRLATITGQAPHFVQGDVRDRALLDRLFAEHRISAVIHFAALKAVGESVSQPLAYYSNNLDGLLTVCAAMGAAGVKQLVFSSSATVYGNPHAVPILEDFPLSATNPYGQTKLMGEQILRDLEKSDPAWRIAYLRYFNPVGAHESGLIGEDPRGIPNNLMPYVAQVAGGRRDQLMVFGGDYPTVDGTGVRDYIHVCDLADGHLAALNYLRQQGRGMTVNLGTGRGYSVLEVVQAYQRASGKPVPYQIVDRRPGDIAACYADPALAHQLLGWRAQHDLDRMCQDSWRWQSMNPHGFDA from the coding sequence ATGCCTGAAACCCTGCTGCTGACCGGTGCCACCGGCTATATCGCCTCGCATACCTGGGTCGCGCTGCTCAATGCCGGCTACCACGTGATCGGCCTGGATAATCTGTGCAACAGCAGCCCGGCCGTGATCGACCGGCTTGCCACCATTACCGGCCAGGCGCCGCATTTTGTGCAGGGCGACGTGCGCGACCGCGCGCTGCTGGACCGGCTCTTTGCCGAACACCGCATCAGCGCGGTGATTCATTTTGCCGCGCTCAAGGCAGTGGGCGAATCGGTCAGCCAGCCGCTGGCCTATTACAGCAACAACCTCGATGGCCTGCTGACGGTCTGTGCCGCCATGGGCGCGGCCGGGGTGAAACAGCTGGTGTTCAGTTCCTCGGCCACGGTTTATGGCAATCCCCACGCCGTGCCGATCCTGGAGGATTTCCCGCTGTCGGCGACCAATCCCTATGGCCAGACCAAGCTGATGGGCGAGCAAATCCTGCGCGACCTGGAAAAATCTGATCCCGCATGGCGCATTGCCTACCTGCGTTATTTCAATCCGGTCGGCGCGCATGAAAGCGGCCTGATCGGCGAAGATCCGCGCGGCATTCCCAACAACCTGATGCCTTATGTGGCGCAGGTGGCGGGCGGGCGCCGCGACCAGCTGATGGTATTCGGCGGCGATTACCCCACCGTGGACGGCACCGGCGTGCGCGACTATATCCACGTCTGCGACCTGGCCGACGGCCACCTGGCCGCGCTCAATTATCTGCGCCAGCAGGGCCGCGGCATGACCGTGAACCTGGGCACCGGGCGCGGCTACAGCGTGCTGGAGGTGGTGCAGGCCTACCAGCGCGCCAGCGGCAAGCCGGTGCCGTACCAGATCGTGGACCGGCGCCCCGGCGATATTGCCGCCTGCTACGCCGACCCGGCGCTGGCCCACCAGCTGCTGGGCTGGCGCGCGCAGCATGACCTGGACCGCATGTGCCAGGACTCGTGGCGCTGGCAGTCGATGAACCCGCACGGCTTCGACGCCTGA
- a CDS encoding H-NS histone family protein, with protein MATYQEIVQKISELQKQAEEIKAREQSTVIADIREKIEQYGLTAEDLGFGAKAPAGKKAANRKVPVRYRDSAGNTWTGRGKRPGWLTQALAQGKSVEDFLIR; from the coding sequence ATGGCGACGTATCAGGAAATCGTTCAGAAAATCAGTGAGCTGCAGAAGCAGGCCGAGGAAATCAAGGCGCGCGAACAATCCACGGTGATCGCGGATATTCGCGAGAAAATCGAGCAATATGGCCTGACCGCCGAAGACCTGGGTTTTGGCGCGAAGGCCCCGGCCGGCAAGAAGGCGGCCAACCGCAAGGTGCCGGTGCGTTATCGCGACAGCGCCGGCAATACCTGGACCGGCCGCGGCAAGCGCCCGGGCTGGCTGACCCAGGCCCTGGCCCAGGGCAAATCGGTCGAGGACTTCCTGATCCGCTGA